A portion of the Nitrospira sp. genome contains these proteins:
- a CDS encoding type II secretion system protein, translating into MGVRRHLRNSDGITYLALMFSIVLIGISVSAAARQWTVMVQREKEADLMAKGIEIQNAIALYSNTMKIGRILPTEIYPQSLAELTRTPKPYLRRVYQDPMSGGDWEYMRAPTGGIMGVRSKSKVKPIKERDFPLAVRHFEGRKTYNDWMFQHPNPSSMSMLMPPMMGLAPGTMPMQSGPQGAAPGAPPPGPARNP; encoded by the coding sequence ATGGGGGTGCGTCGTCATCTCAGAAATAGTGACGGGATTACCTATCTTGCCTTGATGTTTTCGATCGTGTTGATCGGAATCTCCGTATCCGCCGCTGCCCGCCAATGGACCGTCATGGTTCAGCGCGAGAAAGAAGCCGATCTCATGGCCAAGGGCATCGAAATTCAAAACGCCATTGCCCTTTATTCAAATACCATGAAAATCGGGCGCATCCTGCCCACCGAAATCTATCCTCAGTCGCTGGCGGAGTTGACGCGGACCCCCAAGCCGTATCTGCGGAGGGTCTATCAGGACCCGATGAGCGGCGGGGATTGGGAGTATATGCGCGCGCCGACCGGCGGTATCATGGGGGTCCGGAGCAAGAGCAAAGTGAAACCGATCAAGGAGCGCGATTTTCCCCTCGCAGTCCGTCACTTCGAAGGCCGGAAAACGTATAACGACTGGATGTTTCAACATCCCAATCCCTCATCCATGTCCATGTTGATGCCGCCGATGATGGGCCTGGCTCCCGGCACAATGCCGATGCAATCAGGGCCGCAAGGGGCTGCTCCTGGCGCCCCGCCGCCTGGTCCTGCTCGCAACCCTTGA